Proteins encoded in a region of the Fundulus heteroclitus isolate FHET01 chromosome 2, MU-UCD_Fhet_4.1, whole genome shotgun sequence genome:
- the LOC105938572 gene encoding filamin-C isoform X4, which translates to MMSNNYGEEQLPPQYYQATDFGDEEDDEMPATEKDLAEDAPWKKIQQNTFTRWCNEHLKCVNKTITDLQRDFSDGLKLISLLEVLSQKKMYRKHHARPNFRQMKLENVSVALEFLDREHIKLVSIDSKAIVDGNLKLILGLIWTLILHYSISMPMWDDEDDEETKKLTPKQRLLGWIQNKVPQLPINNFNRDWRDGKALGALVDNCAPGLCPDWAEWDPNKPVQNAKEAMQQADDWLGVPQVIAPEEIVDPDVDEHSVMTYLSQFPKAKLKPGAPLKPKQLFPDKVKAYGPGIEPHGNKVLQPAVFTVETLEAGSGEVLVFVEDPEGHKEEAKVKPNKNKNGTYTVSYLPKVEGVHKVKVLFAGQDIDKSPYSVNVAKAMGDPSKVHARGPGLDATGNVAHKPTYFDIYTAGAGNGDVSVVIVDPQGKKDTVELILENKGDSVFRCTYRPVLEGPHTIHVLFAGQEIPKSPFNVNIAEAVNPNACRATGRGLQPKGVRVKEVADFKVFTKGAGSGALSVSVKGPTGAEEQVKVRDAGNGVYECEYYPLRPGKYTVSISWGGQPIARSPFEVEVGEEAGFQKVRAWGPGLKTGMVGKSADFVVEAIGTEVGTLGFSIEGPSQAKIECDDKGDGSCDVRYWPTEPGDYAVHVICDDEDIKDSPFMAHILPAVNDVFPEKVKAYGPGLKPTGVIVNKPTEFTIDARMAGKGHLKIYAQDAEGCTINIKITDRGDGTFVCAYTPVKPIKHTIIITWGEVNVPNSPFRVLVGEGSHPDKVKVYGPGVEKTGLKANEPTYFTVDCSEAGQGDISIGIKCAPGVVGPAEADIDFDIIKNDNDTFTVKYMPPGPGRYTIMVLFADQEIPTSPFKVKVDPSHDAGKVRAEGPGLNKTGVEVGNPTHFTVYTKGAGKAKPEVHFIAPGPGEAVRDFEIIDNHDYSYTVKYTALQQGNMTISVTHGGDPIPKSPFHITVAPALDIGKVKVEGLETKVEVGRDQEFTVNTKGAGGQGNVGVKMTSPTGRPIPCKLESDKAKGTHSVKYIPPEEGQYKVDVTYDGNPVMGSPFGVEAVMPADPSKVRAFGPGLQGGIVGKPAPFTIDTKGAGAGGLGLTVEGPCEAKIECQDNGDGTCSVSYLPTEAGEYAINILFAEQHIPGSPFKAAIRPAVDPSKVTASGPGLEKAKAGEPATFTVDCTRAGDAELTIEIVSETGVKAEVHIQKTSEGTFSVTYIPSFHGTHTITIKYGGHAIPYFPKVLQVEPSVDTSGVHVYGPGVEPRGVLREVTTHFIVDARALNKAGGSRVKVRVINPSGANTDTYITDKGDGTYRVEYTAFEDGMHLIEVLYDAAPVPKSPFRVFVVEGCDPTRVRAFGPGLEGGITNRPNCFTVETRGAGTGGLGLTIEGASEAKISCKDNKDGSCSVEYVPFTPGDYDVNINYGGQPIPGSPFRVPVKDPVDPTKVKCSGPGLGAGVRAHVPQTFTVDSTQAGQAPLDVKLYGPTGTVEPVGVKNNGDGTHTVHYTPAQDGPYTVAVKYADQEVPHSPFKVMSQPGHDASKVRASGPGLDTKGVSASLPVEFTIDARDAGEGLLTVQILDPEGKPKNATIQDNRDGTYTVSYVPDSTGPYTITIKYGGDEIPYSPYRIQSLPTGDASKCRLTVSIGGHGVSSLQRLQTSEDTVITVDAKAAGKGKVTCKVLTPQGMELDMDVVENHDGTFDIYYTAPEPGKYVITIRFGGENIPKSPFHVVASNEPVVPRDPVDPLFRPVNFLVPFTPQQGEIRGEVRMPSGKTARPHITDNKDGTITIKYQPTERGLHEMDIKYDANHIPGSPLQFYVDAVNSGVVTAYGPGLSYGMVNRAATFTVVTKNAGEGGLSLAVEGPSKAEISCKDNKDGTCTVSYLPTAPGDYNIIVKFDNKHIPGSPFTAKITGDDAITRTSQLNVGTSADVSLKIAETDLSSLTASIRAPSGNEEPCLLKRLPNRHLGISFTPKEVGEHEVSVRKSGMHVANSPFKIMVGQSEIGEASRVKAFGKGLVEAHTFEMAEFFVDTRNAGYGGLALSIEGPSKVDINCEDVEDGTCRVTYCPTEPGNYIVNIKFAEKHIPGSPFTVKVTGEGRIKESITRKRQASSLASVGSTCGLNLKIPGNWFQMVSAQERLTRTFTRSSHTYTRTERTEISKTRAGETKREVRVEESTQVGGGGSPFRDVFGDFLGRESLSSFAGITARPEPESGSQAMTAQVTSPSGKTVDADIVDGGSSTYSVRFIPQEIGPHTVNVKYSGQHVPGSPFQFTVGPMGEGGAHKVRAGGPGLERGVAGAPSEFSIWTREAGAGGLSIAVEGPSKAEISFEDRKDGSCGVSYVVKEPGDYEVSIKFNNEHIPDSPFIVPIATLSDEARRLTVTSLQEKDIKVNQEASFMVQRNGARGVVDAKVHTPSGSSEECYVSDLDGDKSAIRFIPRENGVHSIDVKFNGCHIPGSPFNVRVGDPGLIADPGMVTAHGAGLLGGTTGVPSEFVVNTCNAGSGALSVNIDGPSKVKMDCRECPEGYRITYTPMAPGNYLITIKYGGPQHIVGSPFKAKITGTRLSGGHSLHETSSVLVETVTKTSKVGGAYSSSSSATSAKLTCDASKVVCRGAGLSKALVGQKNNFTVDCSKAGTNMLMVGVHGPLAPCEEVYVKHMGNKLYNVTYTVKDKGSYTVIVKWGDDNVPGSPYKVAVP; encoded by the exons ATGATGAGCAACAACTACGGCGAGGAGCAGCTGCCTCCGCAGTACTACCAGGCCACGGACTTTGGGGACGAGGAGGACGACGAGATGCCAGCCACCGAGAAGGACCTGGCCGAGGACGCGCCGTGGAAGAAGATCCAGCAGAACACCTTCACCAGGTGGTGCAACGAGCACCTGAAGTGCGTCAACAAGACCATCACCGACCTGCAGCGGGACTTCAGCGACGGCCTGAAGCTCATCTCGCTGCTGGAGGTGCTGAGTCAGAAGAAGATGTACAGAAAGCACCACGCCAGGCCCAACTTCCGTCAGATGAAGCTGGAAAACGTGTCTGTGGCGCTGGAGTTCCTGGACAGGGAGCACATCAAGCTGGTCTCAATAG ACAGTAAAGCCATTGTGGATGGGAATCTGAAGCTGATCCTGGGTCTCATATGGACGCTCATCCTCCACTACTCCATCTCCATGCCCATGTGGGACGACGAGGACGACGAGGAGACCAAGAAGCTGACGCCCAAGCAGCGCCTGTTGGGCTGGATTCAGAACAAGGTGCCGCAGCTGCCCATCAACAACTTCAACCGCGACTGGCGAGACGGGAAAGCCCTCGGAGCCCTGGTGGACAACTGCGCCCCCG GTCTGTGTCCCGACTGGGCAGAATGGGACCCAAACAAGCCCGTGCAGAATGCAAAGGAAGCCATGCAACAGGCGGATGACTGGCTGGGCGTGCCTCAG GTGATCGCCCCTGAGGAAATTGTGGACCCAGATGTGGACGAGCACTCGGTGATGACGTACCTGTCTCAGTTCCCCAAGGCCAAACTGAAACCCGGCGCTCCTCTTAAACCCAAACAGCTTTTCCCAGACAAGGTTAAAGCCTATGGACCAG GTATCGAGCCTCATGGCAACAAAGTCCTGCAACCAGCTGTGTTCACTGTGGAAACTCTGGAGGCCGGCAGTGGGGAAGTCCTGGTGTTTGTCGAGGATCCAGAGGGGCACAAAGAGGAG GCTAAAGTTAAGCCCAACAAGAATAAAAATGGAACTTACACTGTCAGCTACCTTCCAAAAGTGGAGGGCGTCCACAAG GTGAAGGTGTTGTTTGCAGGCCAGGACATCGACAAGAGCCCCTACTCTGTGAATGTAGCAAAAGCGATGGGCGACCCGAGCAAAGTGCACGCCAGGGGCCCGGGTCTGGATGCTACGGGCAACGTGGCCCACAAACCAACCTACTTTGACATCTACACAGCAG GCGCCGGTAATGGTGACGTCAGCGTGGTCATCGTTGACCCGCAGGGCAAAAAGGACACCGTGGAGCTCATCCTGGAAAATAAGGGCGACAGCGTTTTCCGCTGCACCTATCGGCCCGTGCTGGAGGGGCCTCACACCATCCACGTGCTGTTTGCAGGCCAGGAGATCCCCAAGAGCCCCTTCAATGTCAACATAGCGGAGG CCGTAAACCCCAACGCTTGCAGAGCTACTGGCAGAGGGCTCCAGCCTAAAGGCGTGAGAGTGAAGGAGGTGGCAGACTTCAAAGTTTTCACCAAAGGAGCTGGCAGCGGTGCGCTGAGCGTCTCTGTCAAAGGACCAA CTGGAGCGGAGGAGCAAGTGAAAGTGCGAGATGCTGGGAATGGAGTGTATGAGTGTGAATATTACCCCCTGAGGCCTGGGAAATACACAGTGAGCATCTCCTGGGGAGGCCAGCCCATTGCACGCAG CCCCTTTGAAGTGGAGGTGGGAGAGGAAGCCGGTTTTCAGAAGGTGAGGGCCTGGGGCCCGGGGCTGAAGACTGGCATGGTGGGAAAATCCGCTGATTTTGTGGTTGAGGCCATCGGCACTGAAGTTGGAACTCTGG GCTTCTCCATCGAGGGCCCGTCACAGGCTAAAATCGAGTGCGACGATAAGGGCGATGGCTCGTGTGACGTGCGCTACTGGCCCACCGAGCCTGGCGACTACGCTGTCCACGTCATCTGCGACGACGAAGACATCAAGGACAGCCCCTTCATGGCCCACATCCTCCCCGCTGTTAACGATGTGTTCCCCGAGAAG GTAAAAGCCTATGGGCCAGGCTTGAAGCCCACTGGGGTCATTGTCAACAAACCCACTGAATTCACCATAGACGCCCGCATGGCCGGGAAGGGTCACCTGAAGATCTACGCACAG GACGCTGAAGGCTGCACCATCAACATCAAGATCACCGACAGGGGAGACGGCACCTTCGTGTGTGCCTACACCCCAGTCAAACCCATTAAACACACTATCATTATCACCTGGGGGGAGGTCAATGTGCCCAACAGCCCCTTTAGG GTGCTGGTTGGAGAGGGCTCTCATCCCGACAAAGTCAAGGTCTATGGGCCCGGAGTGGAGAAGACGGGGCTCAAAGCTAACGAGCCGACATACTTCACCGTGGACTGCAGCGAGGCCGGCCAAG GAGACATAAGCATCGGCATCAAGTGCGCCCCGGGGGTGGTCGGACCCGCCGAGGCTGACATCGACTTTGACATCATCAAGAATGACAATGACACCTTCACTGTCAAATACATGCCTCCCGGTCCGGGCCGGTACACCATCATGGTGCTGTTTGCTGACCAG GAAATTCCCACCAGCCCGTTCAAAGTCAAGGTGGACCCCTCCCATGACGCCGGCAAAGTGAGAGCGGAGGGTCCTGGGCTCAACAAGACAG GTGTGGAAGTGGGCAATCCAACCCACTTCACCGTCTACACGAAGGGAGCTGGAAAGGCCAAGCCTGAGGTTCATTTTATAGCACCAGGCCCCGGAGAGGCGGTTCGTGACTTCGAGATCATTGATAATCACGATTACTCCTACACTGTCAAGTACACGGCTCTTCAGCAG GGAAACATGACTATTTCTGTGACTCACGGTGGAGATCCCATCCCAAAAAGCCCCTTCCACATCACCGTGGCGCCAGCTTTGGATATTGGAAAAGTGAAAGTGGAAGGGTTAGAAACCA AAGTGGAGGTCGGGAGGGATCAGGAGTTCACAGTTAACACGAAGGGAGCAGGCGGCCAGGGCAACGTAGGAGTTAAGATGACTTCACCCACGGGCCGGCCCATCCCGTGCAAACTGGAGTCAGACAAAGCCAAAGGCACCCACAGTGTGAAGTACATTCCCCCAGAGGAGGGGCAGTACAAGGTCGATGTCACCTACGATGGGAACCCTGTGATGGGGAGCCCCTTTGGGGTGGAAGCCGTCATGCCGGCGGATCCTTCAAAG GTGCGAGCCTTTGGCCCAGGCCTGCAGGGCGGCATTGTGGGTAAACCAGCTCCCTTCACCATTGACACAAAGGGAGCTGGTGCAGGGGGTCTCGGCCTTACAGTTGAGGGTCCCTGCGAGGCAAAAATCGAGTGCCAAGACAACGGCGACGGCACATGCTCGGTGTCGTATCTTCCCACCGAGGCCGGCGAGTACGCCATCAACATCCTGTTTGCTGAGCAGCACATCCCTGGCTCTCCCTTCAAAGCCGCGATCCGGCCGGCCGTCGATCCCAGCAAGGTGACGGCTAGTGGGCCGGGCCTGGAGAAGGCCAAGGCGGGGGAACCAGCCACCTTCACCGTGGACTGCACCAGAGCCGGTGACGCAGAGCTCACCATCGAGATTGTGTCTGAGACCGGCGTTAAGGCTGAGGTGCACATCCAGAAAACGTCAGAGGGGACCTTCTCCGTCACGTACATCCCATCCTTCCACGGCACGCACACCATCACCATCAAGTATGGCGGGCACGCTATTCCCTACTTCCCAAAGGTGTTGCAGGTGGAACCCTCTGTGGACACCAGCGGCGTTCACGTTTATGGGCCTGGAGTGGAGCCAAGAG GGGTCCTCAGGGAAGTCACAACCCACTTCATTGTGGACGCGCGTGCCCTCAACAAGGCTGGCGGCAGCCGCGTGAAGGTTCGCGTCATTAACCCCTCCGGCGCCAACACGGACACCTACATTACTGACAAGGGAGACGGCACTTACAGAGTGGAGTACACGGCCTTTGAGGACG GTATGCATCTGATTGAGGTCCTGTACGATGCCGCGCCTGTTCCTAAGAGCCCCTTCAGAGTGTTCGTGGTGGAAGGATGCGATCCGACCCGCGTGCGTGCGTTTGGACCAGGCCTGGAGGGAGGAATAACCAACAGGCCTAACTGTTTCACAGTGGAAACCAG GGGTGCAGGTACGGGAGGCCTGGGTCTGACGATCGAGGGAGCCTCAGAAGCCAAAATATCCTGCAAAGACAACAAAGACGGCAGCTGCAGCGTGGAGTACGTCCCCTTCACTCCTGGAGATTATGATGTAAATATCAACTACGGAGGCCAACCCATCCCCGGCAGTCCGTTCCGCGTGCCGGTGAAGGACCCGGTGGACCCGACCAAGGTGAAATGTTCCGGTCCAGGTCTGGGTGCCGGAGTGAGGGCCCACGTTCCTCAGACTTTCACAGTAGACTCTACCCAGGCTGGCCAGGCCCCACTGGACGTCAAACTCTATGGACCAACAG GCACCGTGGAGCCTGTAGGTGTGAAGAACAACGGTGACGGCACCCACACGGTTCACTACACCCCGGCGCAGGACGGTCCCTACACTGTCGCTGTTAAATATGCAGATCAGGAAGTCCCACACAG CCCATTCAAGGTAATGTCTCAGCCTGGGCACGATGCCAGCAAGGTCCGCGCCAGTGGCCCTGGTCTAGACACCAAAGGAGTGTCTGCCAGCTTGCCTGTTGAGTTTACAATTGATGCCCGGGATGCTGGAGAGGGACTGCTCACTGTGCAGATTCTG GACCCAGAGGGCAAGCCGAAGAACGCAACCATCCAAGACAACAGGGACGGCACCTACACTGTGTCCTACGTGCCTGATTCGACAGGCCCTTACACCATAACCATCAAGTACGGAGGAGATGAGATTCCCTACTCTCCGTATCGAATCCAGTCGCTGCCCACAGGGGATGCCAGCAAGTGTCGCCTCACAG TTTCAATCGGAGGACACGGAGTTT CGAGCCTCCAGAGGCTGCAGACCTCGGAGGATACGGTGATCACGGTGGATGCCAAGGCGGCCGGAAAAGGCAAGGTGACCTGTAAGGTGCTGACGCCACAGGGGATGGAGTTGGACATGGATGTGGTGGAGAACCACGACGGTACCTTTGACATTTACTACACGGCCCCCGAACCTGGGAAGTATGTCATCACCATCCGCTTCGGAGGGGAGAACATCCCAAAGAGCCCCTTCCATGTGGTG GCCTCAAATGAGCCAGTGGTTCCCCGCGACCCTGTGGATCCTCTCTTTCGCCCCGTTAACTTCCTGGTTCCGTTCACGCCACAACAGGGAGAGATCAGGG GGGAGGTGCGCATGCCTTCTGGAAAGACCGCCCGTCCACACATCACCGACAACAAGGACGGCACCATCACGATCAAGTACCAGCCCACAGAGAGGGGCCTGCACGAGATGGACATAAAATACGACGCAAATCACATTCCGG GAAGCCCCCTGCAGTTCTACGTGGATGCTGTGAACAGTGGAGTGGTGACCGCTTATGGTCCGGGCCTGAGTTACGGAATGGTCAACAGAGCTGCCACGTTCACCGTGGTCACCAAGAATGCAGGAGAAG GCGGTCTGTCGCTTGCAGTTGAGGGTCCCTCTAAAGCCGAGATATCCTGCAAGGACAACAAAGACGGCACGTGCACCGTGTCCTACCTGCCCACAGCTCCGGGAGACTACAACATCATCGTGAAGTTTGACAATAAGCACATTCCTGGCAGCCCCTTTACGGCTAAGATCACCG GGGATGACGCCATAACCAGGACATCCCAGCTCAATGTCGGCACCTCAGCCGACGTGTCCCTGAAGATCGCAGAGACCGATTTGAGCTCGCTGACTGCCAGCATCAGAGCGCCATCAGGCAACGAGGAGCCCTGCCTGCTCAAAAGACTGCCCAACAGACACCTCG GCATCTCTTTCACCCCAAAGGAGGTTGGCGAACATGAGGTAAGCGTGAGGAAGAGCGGGATGCACGTGGCAAACAGCCCCTTCAAAATAATGGTCGGCCAGTCGGAGATCGGCGAGGCCAGCCGAGTGAAGGCCTTCGGGAAAGGGCTGGTGGAGGCGCACACTTTCGAGATGGCTGAATTTTTCGTGGACACGAGGAATGCAG GTTACGGGGGTCTGGCGCTGTCCATTGAGGGTCCGAGCAAAGTGGATATAAACTGTGAAGACGTAGAGGACGGGACGTGCAGGGTCACCTACTGCCCAACGGAGCCTGGGAATTACATCGTGAACATCAAGTTTGCTGAAAAGCACATCCCAG GAAGCCCTTTCACAGTGAAGGTGACCGGAGAGGGAAGGATTAAGGAGAGCATTACCAGGAAGAGACAGGCTTCCTCTCTCGCCTCAGTGGGCAGCACTTGCGGCCTTAACCTCAAGATCCCAG GAAACTGGTTCCAGATGGTTTCCGCTCAGGAAAGGCTAACCAGGACGTTCACCCGCAGCAGCCACACGTACACCCGCACGGAGCGCACGGAGATCAGCAAGACCCGCGCGGGGGAGACCAAGAGGGAGGTGCGGGTGGAGGAGAGCACCCAGGTGGGAGGAGGGGGAAGCCCCTTCAGAGATGTGTTTGGAGACTTCCTGGGCAGAGAGAGCCTCAGCAGCTTTGCCGGCATCACCGCCAGACCCGAGC CCGAGAGCGGCTCCCAGGCGATGACGGCGCAGGTGACGAGCCCCAGCGGCAAAACGGTGGACGCAGACATCGTGGATGGAGGGAGCAGCACGTACAGCGTCCGCTTCATACCCCAGGAGATCGGCCCCCACACGGTGAACGTCAAGTACAGCGGGCAGCACGTGCCCGGCAGCCCCTTCCAGTTCACCGTGGGGCCCATGGGTGAAGGCGGGGCCCACAAGGTCCGTGCAGGAGGTCCGGGCCTCGAAAGAGGCGTGGCTGGAGCACCAT CTGAATTCAGCATCTGGACCCGCGAGGCAGGAGCTGGTGGCCTGTCCATCGCCGTGGAAGGCCCGAGCAAGGCTGAAATCTCCTTTGAGGACAGGAAAGACGGCTCCTGTGGCGTGTCGTACGTGGTGAAGGAGCCAG GTGACTATGAGGTGTCAATCAAATTCAACAACGAGCACATCCCTGACAGCCCGTTCATCGTTCCAATCGCTACACTGTCAGACGAGGCCCGCAGGCTCACTGTGACAAGCCTTCAG GAGAAGGACATAAAAGTAAATCAGGAGGCCTCCTTCATGGTGCAGCGCAACGGCGCCCGAGGCGTGGTTGATGCCAAAGTTCACACGCCTTCCGGATCATCTGAGGAGTGCTACGTCTCCGATCTCGACGGCG